The sequence ATTGCCTAAAAACATCTCTCTAAGAATTTGAGAAATGGGGATGTACTGAGAGATAGGGAAGCTGACtgctatttgttttatttatttgttagtGATAGATACTAAGTTTCTGGAAATGCCCTTGTAAAAATCTCACGGCTAGCGGTAGCTTACAAGATAGAGCATTATACAAGGCGATTGGAATAAAATGATGTGAAGTTGATTTCCAAGCAGAGTTCCAAGCTAATggttattaaaatgttttaatgttttccctTGAAATCATCAGCTAAAAgagataattttgtttttaatttcttgtagTCGAACGAGTCAACTTTCAGTCTCAACACTACTGGAGATGTGTAAAGGCCAAGCAGGAGAGCTGGCGGTTGGGAGAGAAATACTTAAGTCTGGTAATAATAGCTCTTCATATATAAATGAATTATAATTACAAGCAAACATACTGAAGTGTTTTAAATTAAGTACAAAATTTATCCAAAATCAGCAACAGCATTGCTCTTTGGAGTTTAGAGATGGGGTTACTACCCCATAGAGAGACGGGGTTAGAGGTGGGCACAGGTGTATTTCTGTGTGACGCAGTTCTGATCCCTATGGAATTTAAACAGTGAAGGTATGTATCTAATCCTTAtttttaactactttttttttagggtCCATTGGTATTGGTGGTGTTGATTATGTCTTAAATTGTATTCTTGGAACCCAAACTGAATCTAGCAACTGGCAAGCGCTACTGGGACGACTTTGTCTTATAGACAGACTTCTGTTGGAATTTCCTGGTGAATTTTATCCTCACATTGTCTGTGGAGATGTTTTACAGGCCGATACTGTAGTAGACAGGTACTTGCTTACACTATTTGACTATTAGTCTTTGTAGTTGAGCATATTGTTGGTGATCGCTCAAAAAATGGCAGGTGTAATTCCTGTAGACAAATAGTGTATACTACAGGAAACAGTGAACCAACTTTAGAGCAAATGGTtgccatttttaaatttctgatcTGTTAAATACTTCTGAAGCATCAGTGCAGCAGTAAGTCTTTTTGCTACTGCAGAACTGATAGCTAAATACTTTGTCTTGAAATGGCTTTCTTAGCACAAGTTAACTAGAGCATATCATTGTATAaaacattatctttttttttgtcaggtaTAAGAAACTTCTCTCCCTCTTAAATTTCGCCTTGCAGTCAATTGACAATTCCCACTCAATGGTTGGTAAACTGTCGCGGAGAGTATTTTTGAGTGCCGCAAGAATGGTGGCAAGAGTGCctcatgtttttttaaagcttttagaAATGTTGAGTGTGACAAGCTCGACTCATTATGCAAGGATGCGTCGACGTTTGATGGCAATAGCAGATGAAATGGAAATTGCAGAAGCTATCCAGCTAGGCATGGAAGAAATGCAGTCCGGGGATTGTCGACATGAAGACTTTTTGCAGCTACCTGTACCAGATAACTCTCCAGaagctacagaaaataatacacCTAACAATACTGTCCAGTTATCAGGGAAAAGTGGGAAAGGTTTAAGTGACAAAAAAATGAGTGCCAGTCCAGAGGACATTTCTGAGACACTGGCTGGCCTTGCTGTGGGACTTCCTGTTTCATCAGTAACCACTGAGCAACCAAAGCCAGCTGttcaaacaaaaggaaaacccCACAGTCAGTGTTTGAACTCTTCTTCCTCATCCAATCATTCCCAGTCACTATTCCCAACACTTCTCTCTCCTTCAAACCCATCTGTACCAGCTGGCACTGTAACAGATGTCTCTAAACTCAGACCTCAGGGATTCATTCCCTGCAAAATCCCCTCACCTTCTCCTCAAACACAGCGGAAACTCTCTCTCCAGTTTCAGAGAAACTGTTCCGAAaataaagaagcagagaaacttTCTCCAGTCTTCACCCAAGCCAGGCCATTGCCATCCAGTCACATACACAGGCCAAAGCCATCACGACCCACTCCATGTGATATGAGCAAGCAGGGGGAAACGTCAAAAAATGGTATGACGCTTGACCTGAACGATATTTCACAGTGTGACGGCAATAGTAGTAATAGCAGCGCAGTCATTCCAAGTGAAGAGACGGTGTTCACACCGGTAGATGAGAAGTGTCGCTTGGATGTTAATGCAGAGCTCAACTCCAGTATTGAGGACCTACTCGAGGCTTCCATGCCAACAAGTGATGGCACAGTTACGTTCAAGTCCGAAGTTGCAGTTCTTTCTCCTGAGCGGGCGGAAAATGATGATACTTACAAAGATGATGTAAATCATAAtcaaaaatgcaaggaaaagaTGGAAGCTGAAGAAGAGGAAGCTTTAGCTATTGCTATGGCAATGTCAGCGTCTCAAGATGCCCTGCCAATAATTCCCCAACTACAGGTTGAAAATGGTGAAGATATCATAATTATCCAGCAGGATGTAAGTATACACATGGAAATTTAGCATAAATTGAGATTCATGGAATTTAAAGCAGTGTTGGTATGTTTTCAGAGTTACAGAAACACAGACTCAATATCCTCTCCTAGAAGTTGGAATATAAACATACACCCTCGGTACGCATATTGCATGTGCAAATAGAAACCTTCTGTGGTTATTAACAAATTTAGAGAAGGTGTTTGGAAGAGAGACATTTAATGTGCCAacctttaaaaaagcaaataaggaAGTGTAAAAGTGAGGAAGCAGAATATGAGAGTTTTCAGGAAGGAGTAGAACTGAACTGGGTCTTAGTGCTGATTTACTGTGAAGGCTATCATGTAATACTAAATTagtttctgtaagaaaaagagGAGTAGGAAGAGATCATGCTGTCAGCATGTGTTGAGACAGAAGCTGCGAGATATTTAGAAGCCAGAAAAACAATGATTGCAAGTGAACAGAAGCACAAGAAATAACaatagagagagaaaggagtATTTTATGAAAGTTCACTAAAATGGTTGAGTGTATTGACTTGATGGAGTAAGAGACGTGCTGAAAGCTTTTGAGGCTACATGCCTAGGAAAGGTGGCAGAATTGGTAATGTtgctgggaagaagaaagaaatcttacATTGTTTTTTGCGATCATTTGCATGAGGTAACAACATGTGAAGCACAAATTGCCAGTAGTATATTAAGTAGAAAACATGATTTTGGTTCTTTAGAGTAGACAATAAGTAAAAACCTGACTAGAAATTagttcagaaatagaaaaaagccCTGCTCCTATTTGTGTCTTTATATCTTGCCTTTCACCTTTGCTCACTAACATAGAGGAAGCACTCTGTTATTAGATATTGTAGGAATGTGTGGATTATGGAAAATGAGTGTTCTGATCTCATCTGAAACATGTCTAAcatgcaatataaataaatgtatgggCAAAGAGAGGCATATAAACATGGAAATTTCATAGCTTTCCAGAACATCTACATTTTAGATGCATGCTAAACAAGTAATTGATTCGGAATTTAACTTTTAGACACCAGAAACCCTGCCTGGACATACCAAAGCAAAACACCATTACAGAGAAGATGCAGAATGGCTTAAAGGTCAGCAAATTGGTCTtggagctttctcttcctgCTACCAAGCTCAAGATGTGGGAACAGGGACATTAATGGCTGTAAAACAGGTAAATATTTCACTTCCTTCAATGTATTCTGCTTGTTCTTCAATATTTTGGGGGGAATATTTTGTGTAAAAACCTGCTCTCAGACTGTTCCCTAGTTCTTTTGCTCCATGTCATATGTACTCACATAACACATAATACAAAATCTTTATATTCATGTTATTAACataatattttcagtctttcactttttaataaaataaaaaatactgtactttctaatatacattttgaaatatatttttatatggtcctttttttgtagtttttcaagtgcatttttgcttttatcaaGTTTACACATCAGTGACATTTAGGAATGGAGCACAGATTTCTTGGTTCCAAAGTGACGCCCTATTTTCCTAGTTTAAGCACAGcaaagtgaaaaggaaaggttCTCTACTCCAGAGATTGCTAGTGTTTCCCCCAGAAGATCACTCTCACAAGATCACTCTTGACCGTCTTGCATAGAGATGAATTCTCAGCTGAAGGGATTTGAGATTAAAAGAACAATTGAAGTTTTTGGATGGTGAACAGAGATAGAAAGCCATCCATTCTTGTTGCTGTACTGaaaggatttggggagggggcacagtTACAGAACAGATAATTATGTGAAGTAAATCTGAATGTCATATTTCAAAACAGGTGACGTATGTCAGGAACACATCATCTGAGCAAGAAGAGGTAGTTGAAGCACTGAGGGAGGAGATACGTATGATGAGTCATCTGAACCATCCTAATATTATTCGCATGTTGGGTGCTACATGTGAGAAGAGCAACTATAACCTCTTTATTGAATGGATGGCAGGTAAACAACTGcatgtggaagaaaatgaaagtatcAGTTGTCTTGGAACTGTAGTTTCTGCAAAAATATACAGCAAAATATTCCCTGTGTTGCTTAAGTTTGCaaacttcttttctttgctgattTAAAGATTTGTGTTGATTAAAGAATAAAGATTTACTTGCTTACGAAACAGTTGAAGCAGTCATAGCGGTTTTCTTACTGGGATTCTTTTTTGGCTTGAAATTTTCCATGTCTGATTTGTTATACAGTTAATGCAGTTGAAAGCCctgaacagaaattttaatacTTTATTCATATTCTGCATCTAAAGAAGGTGCCAAACTTTGAGACAGACACCTTCAGCTTTATATGTTTCCAGAGTTTTCTGTGTGGCtctgtttaaataatttaataatgtaaataagtttaaataattatttaaaataactttgctAGAAATTTTGCAATACCCATCACTTGTTTCTGTCCCaagcattttcttaaaaactgtGTCAGAAGACACACAAAGGCATTTGAGAATTTAAAGTAACTTTCTAATAATATAGAGTAAGTAGGatgcttcaagaaaaaaaaaaaggtagttcAAAATCTATTAATTTGTAAtttagtagtattttttttcattatttcatacAGCAGGGacaagaaagtgttttttttttctttaggaaggAGCTTTATTTTATGAATGGGATTTTATGTTGTTGTGGTCTAGTTATCAAGACTAGATTTGGTGGTTTAGACATTCTATTGCATGTTTCCTATGCAAGAAAGCATTGCACTTTATGGTCTCTGGCAGAAACTACTTGGTAATACCAGGGTGCTAACAAGCAAAGCTTGGGTGTTTTTACACCCAGTAGTGCagaacatcttttttctttatttttctgaaataatattaCTTAAGTAATAAAATGTCAGATGTCTTTACATCACTCGAGCCCAAGATATATTACTGTACTTTGAAAGCACAGTGTAAAATCCAGATCCTTGAGGATCTATATACCAGTACTTGGTGTGTtaaagtatttgtattttttttgtaaggaagGTTGATGTTTCTAGGAAGCATAAACATCTATGTCATTATAATATGTACAGTTCCTGGCAGAAAGTAATCAAGTAATCAACTATATTTCTGTTTACCTAGAGAACTGCAATTTTAGGAGGCAATGCTACATTCCATTATATGAAATATGAGTGTtgataaattctgtttttattttctagggGGATCAGTTGCTCATTTGTTAAGTAAATATGGAGCTTTCAAAGAATCAGTTATTATTAATTACACAGAACAACTGTTACGTGGCCTTTCTTACCTCCACGAGAATCAGATAATCCACAGAGATGTTAAAGGtaagaattatttaaaaggtCTCCTAAAGCTTAATGTTTGGAAAGCAGCATCTATTGTGGCGTGAGAGCTGGTGTTTCTCTTGGATACCATCTCTAGAGTGGTGTCTGCTGAGTACATCTGATCAACTTAGGAACCTTTGTTCTACAGAAATTAATCAAAACATTCATAGCATGCTTGGGGATATTTCCTACCTATGCCAGAGATAtagaaaaatttgttttctggatTGCTAAATTGAAATACAAAGTCACCATGTAGCTTTAAATGTTAATTAGTTAAAttcatgtaaatatttactgtgaaatgataataaaatctgaacaagacaaaacaaggaGGTCAGGTTTCTAATGTATGGCAATATtgtgatttcttcttttatccTGATCGAACGTAAACACAGTTGTGCTgtttgacaaaaacaaaatttggaCTTCACTGGGAAGTTCAAGCCTTATTAAACTTCTGCCTTTAATATCACTATATCTGTCCACAAACAAGAGAGAGACTCAGATAAGTATCAACCTAATAATGGCAAACACTTGTCTTTTAATATTTCTCCTTAAAATAGGAAAACTTTCATTTGCTatgtaattctttttaaaacGTCTCAAAGCTACCAAAggatgaaataaatttaaattttataggGAGCTGCAGACAATGAAAACCTCCAgggtttttctttcattgtttgaGCTCCAGGCATTGTTCCAGAATCCTGTGTTTGCCCTACTTAGAAAGTTTGATTCCTTCTCTAAATCTCTCAGACGGCCTAAACCTATGTGCAGTATCATTTGGGCATAACAAAAAAGTGACATTATTAGACTTGTCCTTGACTTTTTAGATTTCCTTGATAGTGGGGGTGGAATGTGAACATATAGTTTTGAAATGGAGGGAGGAAAATTGTCTGTTCATCCATTTGCCTTTAATAGAAACCCAACtagcagtatttttattatgctgTTGACAGGTGCCAATTTGCTAATTGACAGCACAGGTCATAGATTAAGAATTGCTGATTTTGGAGCTGCAGCCAGGTTGGCATCAAAAGGAACTGGTGCTGGGGAGTTTCAGGGACAGTTGTTGGGAACTATTGCATTTATGGCCCCGGAGGTaagaaagcagttttgaaaGTTACTTGAAAAATTGTTTGAACTCTGTAAGCTAAATCATACAGCTAAATAACAGAACACTGCTATAAATGCttctaatgtattttaaatttagttGCTCTAAAGAATAGGAGTGATACCAACATAGGAATAATGACATTTCTTTATTGTTGTCAAAGTTGATACATGTAGTTTTTTTGCAAGATATATCATGAGTATTATTACAAAAGCCCAAGTGACCATTTGGTCAAAAGAGTGCAAGATTATTTGATTTGTCCCTTAATCAGGCACTTCACTAGCTCTCCTCTATGGCTTTCTAGTGGCATTTACATCACTTATCACTGTTAACTAGAAATGTTGATCAGAATgtacttgattatttttttgacAGAATTTAACTTACTTAGAGTTAAGAAACTTTGAAGTGGATAATCTGAGCTTTGTTTTGTCTCTCTGTTCAGGTTCTGAGAGGTCAGCAGTATGGTAGGAGCTGCGATGTGTGGAGTGTTGGATGTGTTGTTATAGAAATGGCTTGTGCTAAACCTCCCTGGAATGCAGAGAAACACTCCAATCACCTTGCTCTAATATTTAAGGTGAGGTATTTGTTGCTACAAATATGCTACAAAAGACGCCAACCAGTTTCATCTATATAGCAGTGTGAATTTTAGAAAAGCATACAGGTTGTAGGAATTGTTGCAATGGCCCTTCTTAATATGCAGAAAAAGCTCTGTTCTGAGATACATAATGTATCAGACCAAAAAAGAAATTAGGAATAGAGATGATCAAATCATCTTTCTCTAGTCAAGGATTTGAACTCTTACTTACAGATCTGTAAAGTATGGgagcaaaagaaaactgtttctaCCATAAAACATTTGTGTATTCATATTTCATAGTGGGGAATGTCCTTCGGTAAAACCTGATGTTCCATGACCAGATTTCACCAGAAGATTATCTATCATTATGTCATGCTGTATATAAATATTGTCCCTCCCTTTTCTAGGTCATCAATTTCAGCATTCGTGCTTCTTACTAAAATTAGATATATTTAATTCTAAAAATCTAGATGAACTGTAGGcatgaatgaagaaaatactgccACGGGTAAAGAAAGTGATAATCGTCTTCACTAGCATGACTGAAGAAAGTGTTTCCACACTTTCCACACTAAACAAAATTAGCACAGTAGTATTCAAATAAGAAATGTAATTGTCTTAATGATTTGATGTCTGTGTGAATCTGGTGGTGTCACCGTAGTGTTCTCAATCTTGTCTAGCGAAGGTGAAAATGAATTTGGGGAGTAATCTTCTTCCATCTGAAAAAAGATTGTCTTGTGGGGTGGTAGCAGAAACACAGTAAAGACAAAGCAAGAGAGCAAACCTAGATTTAACTGAGCAATGTTGCATAATGGTATGTCAAGCTGTGTCCATGCTTTCTTCCATGATGGCAGTTAACACCAATGGCAAGTAGTAGACTAAAGAATACCCACAAGTTTGacataaaagctttttcttatgGCATGTCCTGCAGCTGGTCACTGAAGAATTAATTGATGTAATCCTCAAACTGCAGTGGGAAATGTGCTAAGTGGGTAATAAAAGTATGTGGTATAACTTGACAGCTGAAAATGATCAGCTTGTTGAAGGTTTTTGGGGTAGAAGAGGGGGCTTAAGAGTCACTGACTTCTAaaaattttttctcttttgttcagATTGCTAGTGCAACTACTGCTCCATCAATCCCTTCACATCTATCTCCTGGTTTGAGGGATGTGACTCTTCGATGTTTAGAACTTCAACCTCAGGACAGACCCCCATCGAGAGAGCTGCTGAAACACCCAGTCTTCCGTACTACGTGGTAGTTAATTATGTGTAAGGCTGATATACTGAAGAAGATGCTACTGAATATGTAATAACTGTCTTTCAGTGCAGTTAAGCACAGCAGCTTGTGTTATTCTGATGGCCTTAATGACAGATACATCAAGGACTTAAGGCCAGTGGAGGACCCTACTTAAGTATGTGATTGACAGATCGAGATCTTTTACCTAAGCTTAGTATTCAACATTTCACAACATGTGCAGAGATTTGTAAACTGTGCCTTTTCGAACATCTGGCTCTGTGTCAAcacaaaagcattttgctttaaGTCTGCATGATTATTTAGCAGATAAGCgatttttactttatttggAGCACTTTTTCAGCAATATTAGCGGCTGAGGGGCTCAGGATCTATTTTAATATAGCAATTACTGTTCCATCTTACATCACGTACATGTCAGCAGAGGATTCTGCAATTACAGTCAGTTTTCAGCACTGGTTAAAAGGAAGTTATGTATCTGTCCCTTTTGATTATACAAAGTTCTCTGTGTAAGAAATCCAAATGTTGAtggatactttaaaaaaaaaaaaaaaaaagaaaaaattgcctTCCTTAAAGTAAGAGCAGGCAGTTGAGGTTCACTGTGCATTTACTGCTGGCTgtgtaatttcttttgaaattaaagttttgtgctttcattgtatttttaactttcagGGAAAGGTGATCTTTTAAAATAGTCTTTAGAAAAAGATGCAAACTGTGTCACTGAATATCTTGCTGacacaagttttaaaaacagatttgctGGAAATatggaatgaaataaaatgccacCTTCAACAAGTCAGTGTTTCAGGCTCTCATAGTATAGtttactataaaaaaaaatgttctgcgTAAAACAATTCAGAGTCTGAATCACGCAAAAAGTTGTTGAGCCTTCTTTTCATATAGCTTTTTGTACAATCTGTTCTGGCAAATTAAGTAGAGAAACTTCAAGTCAAAGGCCTCAAACCCAGTTCACATTGAAGTTTATGGGAGACTTTGTCCTGTACTTCTGTGGGAGCAGGTGCCAACTATGAGTAAATCTCATTCTTTCTGTAGCAAAACTGAGGTCGCATACGTTACTGATAATAAGTTTTacctgctgttttccttctgccatACATCATCTATTTACTGTAGCTGTTAGTGATAAGTTAATttctaaatgtttaaaaaaaaatttaccataagaaaggtatttattttaacaagaaaaacttGGACTtgaaaagcaagataaaatgTGAAGTAAAGCTTCACCTATATATAGtgcaaaacttttgtttttagcaggtgtgtttttaaaacatgtttttaaaatgattctAAAGGCAGGTTTTTAGATTCTGATGCATGtaattctgaaggaaaatggcagcttttcttttgctttttttaatggggatatttttaaatcatataCTGATTGTGTTTAATCCATTtgataaaaatactgtttgtgtTTTAACTCTTCAGAAGCCAGTTGAATTGTGGGACTGAAATAGAATTGGTTATTTTCAAAGACTCAGGACAAACTAAATAAGCTATAGTACGTTTAAAAATGTACAATACAAATTGGAAGTAAAACATCTTAAAGATAAGTTTACAGTAATGATAGTGCTcatactaataaaaaaaaagcagtgtcaTTAGTTGTGAATGtctttcttttggaaatttTACATTCCTTTGTCTTGGCAGATTGGCGGACTTTGAAGAGTTAAAAAGATAATACCGAAATGTGAAGTTTGGTAGCTCTAACTGTTTTgtacttgactttttttttgaccaCTTTAGAATTTCTCATTCTAATAAGATTGtttccatgtctttcttatgtGCAAGCTTTAAAGGATGCACTCTTGCCAATTCATGTACTGGAAGATCAGTTGTCAGATTAATACTGTTTCTGGCAGAAATGTAAACTGTATAAACTGATGAACCTCAGCTAATCAGTATTACTTTGTAGATCACCATGCCTACCACATTTCAAACTCAAACTGCCTCTAGATGtccaaatgcattttgtttgagTTTGTTTGCGTTTCCCTCAGCTTGCTGGTAATTgtggtgtttttaaaatgcagatgtgATGTAATATTCTTATTCTTTGGATCAAAGCTGGACTGAAAATTGTattgtgtaattattttttgtgttcttaATGTTATTTGGTACTTAAGTTGTAAATAACGTCTACTGCTGTTTATTCCAGTTTCTACTACCTCAGGTGTCCTATAGAGTTTCTTCTACCAAAGTTCACTTTCACAATGAAATTATATTTGCTATGTGACTGATTCCTAAGATTTCCAGGGCTTAAGGGCTAACTTCTATTAGCACCTTACTGTGCAAGCAAATTTTACAGAAATCTCTGGGTTAAGAAATTTGGCTTCATTATatcctttgttattttaaatatatcaagatattttaattaaaagtttttACCCCATTGAACCAATTTTATATAGTATAATTTGTACctattttggtgtttttgtctttatagtaaataaaagtttttgaaCAAATATTGTCCTTTGCTTATTGTCAATATGTTGAGTTTACCAAtgtgttccagtgcctcacaaccctCATCATGATGAAttccttccttatatctaatctaaaccctCCCCATTTTTAGTTTGAGTTACTATATACCTTCGAAGTTAATCCACTCTTATGATTTTCAGTGAAGTGGTTCTGCTGCTTCTGATTTAGTAAacataaactcttttttttccctccaaacaGCCTGAATATGTATTGTAAAGCTAGGGCATGTGTTTCTGGTgattgcctcttttttttttgggggggggggggggggggatgaagggggaatatttttatttaaaaaatgattaattttaaagTGTTGTTTTGTCACTACTGAATTCCACATGTTAAAGGATCAACctctttatttccttcattACTTAcgcagttttctgaaaatagaGGTTAATGCATAAGTTTAACAGCAAAACTTGGCAGCAGCAATCAGCAGttaaattatgatttttaaaagatggaaaacacaCTGTAATGTCAAGAAGGCAAATACATGACAGAACTCAGATAAACTGAGTAAACTGAGTATAAATGTTCCTGTTTGAGAACAAGGGATGGCAAAGAGCACCTGTCACCAGCATTGGGGAGTAAAAGTCAAGACACCTGTTTTAGGAAATACCTTTTCAAATGAAGACATATTCAGTTCTTCCACAGGCAAATATTAAGTTATCCTCATTTTGATTTCCTTTGGTGGGAACAATACTAAATTTCTATTTCTAACTAAAGTTCTACGTGATGGTCATAGGTTGAGGTTTGACAGTGTTTCAGCTTTGCAAGATCTCACTGAAAGTTAACAATTGCTTTCAGAGCACATGGGAATGTCAGGAGGATCGTGTGTCTATCAAAGTGGCTGTTCTGTCCTTCCTGTGCCTACCTTGCAGGACAACCCCTTGCATTCTTTTATATCCATCCCCtgattaatttttctcatgGCTTAGTGTTCGTTGCTGAGCTGAGTCCTGAATGTGACAGCCGTCTTTTTAAGAGCAGCAATATACTGTGGCAAACCTGTATGGTATTTTCTAATTACGGCACACTGCTGTTTGAATTCAGAATTTCGGTTGTGAATGTTTCTTCGGTGTCATTACCCAGAACGTCCAGAAGAGGGCAGGAAAGCACTTTGATGGAGCCAAAGACTAAGGCTTACCCTGACACACTGTGCTGTTGTCATTTCCCTAGGTTATTTCAGTTTGCATCGTTCAGTTCCTGCGCTTTGAAGAAATGTACAGGGCCAATAATAGAATTAAAGCAAATATGGAGCAAATCGAGAGGCGATTTATATGCATTTGCAAGGctctgaggtgggaagggaatTCTGTTCATGTCATAGCACTGGTGGGCCTGGCTCACGGAATCCCAAACTCTTGTCAAGAGCTCAGGTGCGCAGTTAGGAGTACAATAAGCCTTGACaatttgctttctctgctttctctgctcGACCAAATGCTATCTCTTTATGGTTATTTTTACAACTGGTTTCCTAAGAAAGCAAGATCTGTGCTGTCATGTTCCATCTTGTCTTCCCAGTAGATTTTTACTGCAGCAGCAGACTTTGAGTAAAACGGGAGGTCAAGATCAGCATCCAGAGACAAAGTTTTACGAAAGGAGGTACCGAAGGAGAGAGGGGAGCCTCAGCCGGCGCCCCAGTGGGACAGGTAGCTGCTGCGTGAGCGAATACAGGGGAAGtgagctgctgggagcacccCCGGTTACAGGGGAGTAACTTTGT is a genomic window of Anser cygnoides isolate HZ-2024a breed goose chromosome Z, Taihu_goose_T2T_genome, whole genome shotgun sequence containing:
- the MAP3K1 gene encoding mitogen-activated protein kinase kinase kinase 1 isoform X1 yields the protein MAAAAGNRASPSGLSAEAAAAAAAACGSPKGGSGAGSAAASNSSGGGGGPLREAGGGREQRSDWRRKQLRKVRSVELDRLPEAPLFLAAAPAAAASSSSSSSSSSSSSSSSSPEPPDALLLHYLPGPRSGPASPAASPSRCAEPTEPPPAAEPAAERRRRRVMVEPPLAASRDMENKETLRGLQKMDDRPEERMIREKLKATCMPAWKHEWLERRSRRGPVVVKPIPVKGDGSEMNKLSLEPQAEGQSTASSPTQKGRRSPSPSSSSSSSSRTVKSESPGVRRKRVSPVPFQSGRITPPRRAPSPDGFSPYSPEETNRRVNKVMRARLYLLQQIGPNSFLIGGDSPDNKYRVFIGPQTCSCGRGTFCIHLLFVMLRVFQLEPSDPMLWRKTLKNFEVESLFQKYHSRRSSRIKAPSRNTIQKFVSRMSNSHTLSSSSTSTSSSEHSMKDEEEQMCPICLLGMLDEESLTVCEDGCRNKLHHHCMSIWAEECRRNREPLICPLCRSKWRSHDFYSHELPSPVESSVLRVVQQQTQQQSPVGSQRRTQESNFNLTHYGVQQIPSAYKDLAEPWIQVFGMELVGCLFSRNWNIREMALRRLSHDVSGALLLANGESTGNSGSSNGNNTSAGALGAASGSSQTSISGDVVVESCCSVLSMVCADPVYKVYVAALKTLRAMLVYTPCHTLAERTKLQRLLKPVVETILVKCADANSRTSQLSVSTLLEMCKGQAGELAVGREILKSGSIGIGGVDYVLNCILGTQTESSNWQALLGRLCLIDRLLLEFPGEFYPHIVCGDVLQADTVVDRYKKLLSLLNFALQSIDNSHSMVGKLSRRVFLSAARMVARVPHVFLKLLEMLSVTSSTHYARMRRRLMAIADEMEIAEAIQLGMEEMQSGDCRHEDFLQLPVPDNSPEATENNTPNNTVQLSGKSGKGLSDKKMSASPEDISETLAGLAVGLPVSSVTTEQPKPAVQTKGKPHSQCLNSSSSSNHSQSLFPTLLSPSNPSVPAGTVTDVSKLRPQGFIPCKIPSPSPQTQRKLSLQFQRNCSENKEAEKLSPVFTQARPLPSSHIHRPKPSRPTPCDMSKQGETSKNGMTLDLNDISQCDGNSSNSSAVIPSEETVFTPVDEKCRLDVNAELNSSIEDLLEASMPTSDGTVTFKSEVAVLSPERAENDDTYKDDVNHNQKCKEKMEAEEEEALAIAMAMSASQDALPIIPQLQVENGEDIIIIQQDTPETLPGHTKAKHHYREDAEWLKGQQIGLGAFSSCYQAQDVGTGTLMAVKQVTYVRNTSSEQEEVVEALREEIRMMSHLNHPNIIRMLGATCEKSNYNLFIEWMAGGSVAHLLSKYGAFKESVIINYTEQLLRGLSYLHENQIIHRDVKGANLLIDSTGHRLRIADFGAAARLASKGTGAGEFQGQLLGTIAFMAPEVLRGQQYGRSCDVWSVGCVVIEMACAKPPWNAEKHSNHLALIFKIASATTAPSIPSHLSPGLRDVTLRCLELQPQDRPPSRELLKHPVFRTTW